The proteins below are encoded in one region of Deltaproteobacteria bacterium:
- a CDS encoding OFA family MFS transporter, whose translation MSKENLEGKRWWIALAAVVIQLCLGTVYAWSVFKNPLMEMHHWDGTSVQYTFMILMLIIGLSAAFGGTLVDKRGPRFVATIGGILFGIGTLIAGYADQVGNIYILYLGFGVIAALGNGFGYVTPIATLIRWFPDKRGLVTGLAVMGFGAGAFFMGKIAPPMITAFKQVDPSGNIIASGVATTWYIWGIIFFVLVTGAAQFFKNPPQGWLPAGFKPAASAVSAADSFTLGEAISRPQWWMLWSMLCLNISAGLGLISQHSPLAQDIYKKTMGLAGDLTPENIAVVAAAGGAVVAYAAIFNGLGRLFWAKISDNIGRKMVFMIMFASQAVLYVLIAKGYISSYYLFMIVSCYLLACYGGGFATMPAFAADSFGPANIGKVYGFMLTAWSVAGIIGPFVFEAFKSQALFIAAGLLTAGFVVTMAYKPPRGKNA comes from the coding sequence ATGAGTAAGGAAAACTTGGAAGGGAAAAGATGGTGGATCGCTCTTGCGGCGGTCGTGATACAGCTGTGTCTGGGTACGGTCTATGCGTGGTCTGTTTTTAAAAACCCTTTGATGGAGATGCACCACTGGGATGGGACGAGTGTTCAGTACACCTTCATGATTTTAATGCTGATCATTGGATTGTCGGCCGCTTTTGGTGGAACACTGGTTGATAAGAGGGGCCCTCGTTTTGTGGCTACAATTGGTGGGATTCTCTTCGGTATCGGTACGCTGATCGCGGGTTACGCTGATCAGGTGGGTAATATCTACATCCTTTATCTGGGCTTCGGCGTGATCGCCGCTCTGGGTAATGGGTTTGGTTACGTTACCCCCATCGCCACCTTGATACGCTGGTTTCCGGACAAACGGGGGCTTGTAACCGGTTTGGCCGTTATGGGTTTCGGAGCGGGTGCTTTTTTTATGGGGAAAATCGCTCCTCCCATGATCACCGCTTTTAAACAAGTTGATCCATCGGGAAATATCATCGCCTCTGGTGTGGCCACCACCTGGTACATCTGGGGTATCATATTCTTTGTCTTGGTAACCGGGGCCGCACAATTTTTCAAGAATCCCCCTCAGGGATGGCTGCCCGCAGGTTTCAAGCCCGCTGCTTCTGCTGTTTCCGCTGCGGATTCGTTCACGTTAGGCGAAGCCATATCAAGGCCCCAATGGTGGATGCTCTGGTCTATGCTGTGCCTGAATATCTCCGCTGGTCTTGGTCTCATTTCACAGCACTCTCCATTGGCTCAAGATATTTATAAAAAAACGATGGGATTGGCCGGTGATTTAACTCCGGAAAACATCGCGGTGGTCGCCGCCGCGGGTGGTGCCGTCGTGGCTTATGCAGCCATATTCAATGGTTTGGGGAGACTTTTCTGGGCGAAAATATCCGATAATATCGGACGCAAGATGGTTTTTATGATCATGTTTGCGAGCCAGGCGGTTCTGTATGTGCTGATTGCCAAAGGTTATATTTCCAGTTACTATCTTTTCATGATCGTATCCTGCTACCTTTTGGCCTGCTATGGCGGGGGCTTCGCCACCATGCCGGCTTTTGCCGCCGATTCGTTTGGCCCGGCCAATATTGGCAAGGTGTATGGGTTTATGCTTACCGCGTGGAGCGTCGCCGGAATCATTGGGCCTTTCGTATTTGAGGCATTCAAATCGCAAGCCCTGTTCATCGCCGCTGGTTTGCTGACCGCTGGTTTTGTTGTTACCATGGCTTACAAACCGCCCAGAGGCAAAAATGCATAG
- a CDS encoding OFA family MFS transporter, whose translation MDFENLEERRWLIATAAVVTQLCLGAAYAWVIFQIPLVQSLGWTEPVARTTIVIMMVSMGVGAFVGGSRADKGAVRRAATLGAILLGLGTLLTGFAATQGNLWVLYIGCGVLVGCGFGWSCVTSLGMLVRWFPDRRGLSMGLAFMGFGAGIALMGYYEPSMLTFFGGARTCFILGAAFLFLATGSARMFANPPADWLPKGFASTDARMTDVDSFRFSEAIRTPQWWMFWVMFFLSVMVGLGFVSQLSPFAQFALKKISPAITPEELVRQKSLIIGLASVFIALGPVLWAAISDHIGRRSVMITMFYVQSMFFLFYPYVSHLMQFAGIACFLFSCFGGSFAIIAAYAADCFGPGYIEKIYGTMLTAWGCAGVAAPVVFNLPVIKPLAFYLTSAILFLGFLIAIGCRPPKHKGPISVKGA comes from the coding sequence GTGGATTTTGAGAATCTGGAAGAAAGGAGATGGCTGATTGCGACTGCGGCAGTTGTCACGCAACTGTGCCTGGGGGCGGCTTATGCATGGGTCATATTCCAGATCCCCCTCGTTCAGTCCCTTGGTTGGACGGAGCCCGTCGCCCGGACAACGATAGTCATCATGATGGTGTCCATGGGTGTGGGGGCCTTCGTGGGCGGCAGCCGGGCGGACAAGGGGGCTGTGCGGCGGGCAGCCACGCTTGGAGCCATTCTTTTGGGACTGGGGACACTTCTGACGGGATTTGCGGCAACGCAGGGCAACCTCTGGGTGCTGTATATCGGTTGCGGTGTTCTTGTTGGTTGTGGTTTCGGATGGAGTTGTGTCACGTCTCTTGGGATGCTGGTTCGCTGGTTCCCGGACCGGCGCGGGTTGAGCATGGGATTAGCGTTTATGGGCTTTGGCGCGGGTATTGCGCTGATGGGTTATTATGAGCCCTCCATGTTAACCTTTTTCGGAGGGGCAAGAACGTGCTTTATCCTGGGGGCCGCTTTCTTGTTTTTGGCAACTGGTTCAGCCCGGATGTTTGCAAATCCTCCGGCGGATTGGCTGCCGAAAGGGTTTGCCTCTACTGATGCCAGGATGACCGACGTCGATTCTTTTCGCTTCAGTGAAGCAATCAGGACACCCCAGTGGTGGATGTTCTGGGTGATGTTCTTTCTTAGTGTGATGGTGGGTCTCGGGTTTGTATCCCAGCTTTCCCCTTTTGCTCAGTTTGCACTCAAAAAAATCTCGCCCGCCATCACTCCGGAAGAACTGGTCCGGCAGAAAAGTTTGATTATAGGGTTGGCCTCCGTCTTTATCGCCTTAGGGCCCGTGCTCTGGGCGGCCATATCCGACCACATCGGTCGTAGAAGCGTCATGATCACGATGTTTTATGTGCAATCCATGTTTTTCCTTTTTTATCCCTATGTGTCGCATCTCATGCAATTTGCGGGTATCGCTTGCTTTCTGTTCTCCTGTTTTGGAGGGAGCTTTGCAATAATAGCGGCTTACGCGGCTGATTGCTTTGGCCCTGGCTACATCGAAAAGATCTACGGAACCATGCTGACGGCGTGGGGCTGCGCCGGCGTGGCCGCTCCCGTCGTTTTTAACTTGCCGGTGATTAAACCGCTCGCATTTTATCTCACGTCGGCTATCCTGTTCCTGGGTTTTCTGATCGCGATCGGTTGCCGGCCGCCCAAACATAAGGGCCCTATTAGCGTGAAGGGGGCCTAG
- the thiM gene encoding hydroxyethylthiazole kinase has translation MGIDQGFIWQALRRIRETKPVIHNITNYVVMNNTANALLALGASPVMAHAPEEAADMVGIASGLVINIGTPSRDWVEGMHRAMEAAKKRGIPIILDPVGAGATPYRTRIVHDLIKTATPAVIRGNASEITALAEGKTSTGGVDSLITSRRAFQAAQLLSRDLGTVVCVSGETDYVIRLEQSVAVGNGHSMMPMVTGLGCTATVLCCAFAAVENDWLAAAVCAMAVMGVAGEIAGEDCSGPGSFQVRFLDALYRMKEQDLGGVRLEGG, from the coding sequence ATGGGAATTGACCAAGGGTTCATCTGGCAGGCCTTGCGGCGGATACGGGAAACAAAACCGGTGATTCACAACATCACCAACTATGTGGTGATGAATAACACAGCCAACGCGCTGCTGGCCCTGGGGGCCTCCCCGGTGATGGCCCATGCGCCGGAGGAAGCGGCGGATATGGTCGGGATTGCCTCCGGTCTCGTGATCAATATCGGAACCCCGAGCCGGGACTGGGTCGAAGGGATGCATCGGGCCATGGAGGCGGCAAAGAAAAGAGGGATTCCGATTATTCTCGACCCGGTTGGAGCGGGGGCGACCCCGTATCGCACCCGGATCGTTCATGACCTGATCAAGACGGCCACGCCCGCCGTTATCCGGGGAAATGCCTCGGAAATCACGGCCTTGGCGGAAGGAAAGACGTCAACCGGGGGTGTCGATAGTCTGATAACCTCCCGCCGCGCCTTCCAGGCGGCGCAGTTACTCAGCCGCGATCTGGGGACGGTTGTTTGCGTCAGCGGCGAGACGGATTATGTCATCCGTTTGGAACAGTCGGTGGCGGTCGGGAACGGACATTCCATGATGCCCATGGTAACCGGTCTTGGCTGTACCGCAACGGTCCTGTGCTGCGCATTTGCCGCCGTCGAAAACGATTGGCTGGCGGCCGCGGTTTGTGCCATGGCTGTTATGGGTGTTGCCGGAGAAATTGCCGGCGAGGATTGTTCCGGCCCCGGCAGTTTTCAGGTTCGCTTCCTGGATGCCCTGTACCGGATGAAGGAACAGGACCTTGGCGGAGTCAGGCTGGAGGGTGGGTAA
- the thiE gene encoding thiamine phosphate synthase — protein sequence MEGLYLVTDRGLCGTKSIETVVERAVAAGVRYVQLREKDLPTRPFVELAVRLKKRLEPMGVSLLINDRVDVALASGAKGVHVGQEDMPYETARRLLGPSAVIGLSVETWEDVVAAERLDVDYLGVSPVFDTPTKTDTKGAWGLEGLARIRTYSRHPLVAIGGLNTTNVESVIMAGADCVAVVSAICAAEDPFRAAGDLNEIIHGALQKRALWATGRR from the coding sequence ATGGAAGGGCTTTATCTGGTGACGGACCGCGGGCTCTGCGGGACGAAAAGCATCGAAACGGTCGTGGAAAGAGCTGTGGCCGCCGGTGTCCGGTATGTGCAGCTCCGTGAAAAGGATCTCCCGACGCGGCCTTTCGTTGAACTGGCCGTTCGCCTGAAAAAACGCCTGGAGCCCATGGGGGTGTCCCTGTTGATTAACGATCGGGTCGATGTGGCCTTGGCGTCCGGCGCAAAAGGAGTCCATGTGGGGCAGGAGGATATGCCCTATGAAACGGCCCGCAGACTTTTGGGACCATCCGCTGTCATCGGACTCTCCGTAGAAACCTGGGAGGATGTGGTGGCCGCCGAGCGCCTTGATGTAGATTATCTGGGGGTGAGCCCCGTTTTCGACACGCCGACGAAAACCGACACGAAGGGTGCGTGGGGCCTGGAGGGCCTGGCCCGCATCCGGACCTACTCCCGTCATCCTCTGGTTGCCATCGGGGGATTGAATACGACCAATGTGGAATCGGTTATCATGGCGGGAGCGGACTGCGTGGCAGTTGTGTCCGCGATTTGTGCTGCCGAAGACCCGTTCCGGGCGGCTGGCGATCTGAATGAAATCATCCATGGGGCCCTGCAAAAACGGGCTTTATGGGCAACGGGCCGGCGATGA
- a CDS encoding DMT family transporter produces MAIGVILTLTRFTEDERHENRNLRKGLFLIVLAVLTGAVAAVSSKFAALYTNQMAFIALTYTLSMFFSLGLRKPFERGGANTRYGEALWIGFFIGLVNFGAFYTLLQAMAKGPLSIIIPVVGMNFVVANILAAVFYREKLTWLKAAAILLTVISLALMKMGQP; encoded by the coding sequence GTGGCCATCGGCGTCATCCTGACCCTGACACGTTTTACAGAGGATGAGCGGCACGAAAACCGCAACCTCCGCAAGGGGCTTTTCCTGATTGTCCTGGCCGTTTTGACCGGCGCCGTGGCGGCCGTTTCCAGCAAGTTTGCCGCCCTGTACACGAATCAGATGGCGTTCATCGCCCTCACTTACACGCTCAGCATGTTCTTTTCCCTGGGATTGCGAAAACCTTTCGAGAGAGGGGGGGCGAACACCCGGTATGGCGAGGCTTTGTGGATCGGGTTTTTCATCGGTCTGGTCAATTTCGGGGCCTTTTATACCCTGCTCCAGGCGATGGCAAAGGGCCCCCTGTCCATTATCATTCCCGTGGTCGGGATGAACTTCGTGGTCGCCAATATCCTGGCTGCGGTCTTCTACCGAGAAAAACTGACCTGGCTGAAAGCGGCGGCCATTCTCCTGACCGTGATCTCCCTCGCTCTGATGAAAATGGGCCAGCCCTGA